CCTTCTCTGCATTTGGAAACATCCTGTCATGCAAGGTAGGCAAGGCTGCATTAAttttgtctgcctgttttttgttttaagagtGCTTTATAGACGACTATTTTGCATGACTAAAGAATGCAGCAAGTTGaagtagagtgtgtgtgtgtgcgtgcgtgtgtgtgtttttgcaatgCATGATGTTTTAGGATTGTCTTTGACATGCAAATCTCCCTTTTCCAAGGTGGTTTGTGATGAAAATGGCTCAAAGGGTTACGGCTTTGTGCACTTTGAGACCCACGAGGCTGCTGAGCGGGCCATAGAGAAAATGAATGGCATGTTGCTCAATGACAGAAAAGTGTAAGTGGGACAATAATTACGTCAATATTGGGGGGTGTTTGATTACTGTGAATTTTACATCTAATcaaagtttgttgtttttttgttgttttttttgtttgtttaactgcATCTTGTCTGCAAACCCACCTGTCAATTACGCACATTGCAGGTGTAAAAAGCCAAGTGTGTCCTACACTGGAAGTAATGCTGGATAACACTTTTCAGTCAATGCACTTTTTCTATCAGAATAATTTAGTCTGGGGAGGCAAATAAAGAAATGCATTAGAGAGATTTTTCTGAACAGCTCTGGACAGCAAAAGTTACTGGAACATTATGGTAATTCATGAGTTAAGGAATCAAGTTGTGACAAAGTTTTGTCTCAGCATTTGGGGTTTGTTCTAAATTTTTCACGTTATTTGACCAATAGATTTGTTGGACGCTTCAAATCACGTAAGGAGAGGGAGGCTGAGCTTGGGGCACGTGCCAGAGAGTTTACCAACGTTTACATCAAGAACTTTGGGGAGGACATGGATGACGAGAAGCTGAAGGAGTTGTTTGGTAAATATGGTAAGACGATAAGATTTCAAAGACAACAGGTTTACAATTAGGCATGTTACCATTTTGATTTGGCCTGTTAAATGTGTCGCTGTTGAATTTATAGGGCCTGCGCTCAGTATCCGGGTTATGACTGATGAGAGTGGCAAATCCAAGGGATTTGGCTTTGTTAGCTTCGAGAGACATGAAGATGCACAGAAGGTTAGAATCAACtccacattctttttttttcgggAAATTGCCCCCTCAATGTTTATCTACAGTTTTTGAAAGATTAAACATCCCCGCACTTGTCCCGGTAACGTCTGCTGTTGGCTTGAATCCATGTAAACATCACTTGTTTTAGCCTGTTTCAGTGGACCTCTGTTTAATATCATTGCAGGCTGTGGATGACATGAATGGTAAAGAACTGAATGGCAGGCAAGTGTATGTGGGCCGGGCACAGAAGAAAGGGGAGCGTCAGAACGAGCTCAAGCGCAAATTTGAGCAGATGAAACAAGATCGCATGACCAGATACCAGGTTTGTTGGCCTCTTACTCTTTCAGAGGAATTTAATTCAGTAGACAATATAACAGGGCTGGTTTTAACGGAGGTAATACTTGTATAATATTGGAACAAATGCTTCAAGTACAGCTGTGTCAGGCGCAAATTTTGCTGCCATCCAAAACCTCTTATCAACTAGTCTGTCTCCAGATACAGTTACGGCTGGCTCTGCGAGACTAAGAGTGGATCTGACTTATTCCTGAGATTACAATCTCACTGTCAATGTTCATGTGCTAGGGTGTCAATCTGTATGTGAAAAACCTGGATGACGGCCTAGATGATGAGCGTCTGCGTAAAGAATTCTCTCCATTTGGAACCATAACAAGTGCTAAGGTAAAGATTGGTGTACTTAATTTGTAATGTTGAAATTTTTCAAGACTTGATGACAAATTTAGTTAGTTGATGTAATTTTATGGTGAGTAACAAGataatttgtcaaaataaatgctaatcAGTTTCTCCTCCGATAGGTGATGATGGAGGGTGGCCGCAGCAAAGGCTTTGGCTTTGTGTGCTTCTCTTCCCCAGAGGAGGCCACCAAAGCTGTAACAGAGATGAACGGGCGTATTGTTGCTACAAAACCACTGTATGTGGCCCTGGCCCAGCGCAAGGAGGAGCGTCAGGCCCACCTAACCAACCAGTACATGCAGAGGATGGCCACTGTCCGCGCTGTGCCCAACCCTGTTCTGAACCCTTACCAGCCTGCCCCACCCTCAGGCTATTTCATGGCGGCTATACCTCAGGTGAGTCAGTCAAATTGCTGAATATACATGAAAAAACTTTAGATGATATGCTGGTTGTAGGGAAATGAATAAtgggaaaaataattttccGTTCCTTGGCAGTAAGAGACAATACAATTATAAgtcttttcctctgtccttctcAGGCCCAGAACCGTGCAGCATACTACTCCACCAACCAACTGGCGCAGCTCCGCCCAAGCCCCCGTTGGGCCACTCAAGGAGTGCGTCCTCAGCGTAAGTAGCCACCTTTGTATAGCTCTTGAAATCTTTTCAACTTGTACTTTTGGGAGTTCAATATGAATTGAGTTCACACTGCAGCCTCCTGCCTCCAGGAAAAAGCCATATTCTTGCACTCTGAATCTGACAAATACAAAAGCTTTTGCCTTTTCCCGTGTACTTGGCTTTAAGATGTTGCCAAactaataaaatgaaagcattttaaatgcttaaatagtgttacaaacacacacacatcagtactTTGTGACTGAGTTTAGATGTATGCACCTGCTGCTGAGACGATTCAGTACTACTAAGCCATATATTCGATTCTGCTGCTGGTACCAGCTCTAGCACATACTTGCTGTACTCGTCACTACCAGTACATGTCAAACTTCAGCCTGTACGCCAAAGAATGCTGCACAACATTGGTTTGGCTTGATTGGTAGCTACGAGCCTCACCAGATTTGTTCATGTACCAGAGTCAGACAATAGACTGAGTTCTTGTTAGCCTGTGGATTTCACTCTTGATTCCTGCTGCACGTGGACTCTAGAGAGACACGCTGCTACAGTTTGGTTAAGATAGACAGCTTTTAGTGCCTTTTGGTGTTAATTATTTCGCATTTTGATTTGATGACTTTTATTTTCCCCAGGCcatttatttctgctactgtcatgatacaacatacaAATGATCTGGAAGAGTTTtgttaatgtactgtaaaagtGCACAcatagcatcaacacaattatcacagtaagttaagtaaaaaaaaaaaaaaagactcaattTCATAATctatcagctttatgtagcccACAGTTGAACATTCTGGGAGGAAAATGAAGCACATTGTTTCACTTCCACTTGATACCCACATACCATGTTTGTGTGCCCTGCACTCTGGTGTCCTAACgaaatatttgaaaactttAAATACACAATGTATTTATAGGTAAAATAACACTTGAACCTCCCGGCACTAATTCTGTGTGATTATAGCTAATTGAAGTCTGGCCATTCTATTCTATCTAATTGGAATGCTAAGTGATGCTGTAAATTGATAACCAGCTGCCTCTTTAAGATTGAAAGAATTTAATTGTGACATTATGGATCTCTAATGTTGGTTTCCCTTCCTCCAGACTTCCAAAACATGCCCAGTGCTATGCGCCCATCAGCTCCAAGGCCCCAGACCTTTAACACCATCcgtcccaccaccaccaccaacacccaGGTCCCACGCATGATGGCTTCCCAGCGTATGCGtaagtatttcagttttctgaacaCAAGAATCTCCTATATTTTGTACCTTTGTCACTTCTTGTTTGTCACTAGATGAAGTTTTGATTAAGTgcctctttctccttccatgTCAGCCACCCAGGCCCTGAGCCAGCGCCCTGCCAGTGCTTCAGCTACTGCTGCCCCAGTGCGTGCCATGCCTCAGTACAAATATGCTGCCAGTGTGCGCAACCCCCAGCAGCACATGGCCTCCCAGCCACAGGTCACCATGCAGCAGGTAAGAATTCCATTGACTTCCACTTTTTcagatattgaaaaaaatggtaacgtggttttcatttctaaacattttcattgcaaATTGGTTTGGATTTTCCAGTAACTGGTGGTGATTAAATAAGAAATGTGCTTTTGACTACATTTACTGCTTCCTGACAGCAAAACTCGAACCATCTAGATTTCAGACTGCAGTGCCGGTTGAGCATGGTTTACGTGTATTTAGTGCGAACAGTGTATCAGACTGGAGCTGGTGCTCGGGAAtggctggatttaaaaaaaagtgacatagtTACTGCGTTAaaattttttctgtgtaaagGGTGAAATCGATACTGTATGACAAAGCATCGCCCACAGGATGGTATAGGAATCTGTTACTTTTGATGTCCATAACtaggctttttatttttcctttttaaccaaAAATCACTCAAGTTTTTACATGTGGCTAGAATTTGTCCCTCAgctcaaatctttttttccaatCTTTAGCCTGCTGTCCATGTCCAAGGACAGGAGCCCCTGACTGCCTCCATGTTGGCTGCTGCCCCTCCTCAGGAACAGAAGCAGATGCTGGGTTAGTACTTTACCTGCTCTGATTTACAACGATCTGACGTGAACAGAGGTGTTTTTGGGAAATCGATAGAATTCTTTCTAGTCAACAAGTTATTTTACATGTTAGATATGGTTTCATACATTGAATGCAGTTGTATTTAAAGTGTTTGTTGATAACTGTTCTTCTTTAGGTGAGCGTCTGTTTCCCCTGATCCAGAACATGCACCCCAGTCTGGCAGGCAAGATCACCGGTATGCTACTGGAGATCGACAACTCCGAGCTTCTTCACATGCTGGAGTCACCTGAGTCGTTGCGCTCAAAGGTCAGTTAATGGCTAATCTGTTAGATATATCTCTGGAAGCTTGTTGACTGAGATTATTTTCTCCTTTGAATTTGCTCATCTTTGAAGTCTGTTCCTCTAGATTTGCACTGGTTGCTGTGTTGCATCTCCACAAAGGAGGACTCAGTGAACAAACTAGCCTGTTGAGCTTATCATGAAGCTTGAAAGGGTTTAACGTGAAATTCTCCGTATGCAGAGATCCattaagtgttttgttgtttcaggtgGATGAGGCTGTTGCTGTGCTTCAGGCCCACCAGGCCAAGGAGGCTGCTCAGAAGTCCACTACCCCCGCTGGTGTTCCCAGTGTTTAAGGTTTGTGTGGTTGAGTgattttattcttattcttttattctctttaaGTTCTTGATAGCACAGATGAAAAGATACAAGTAAATGAACTACAGTTTacatccttttttgttttacagattgAGCATTTTGAAACCTGCTTCACcgatggaaaaagagaaaaaaaaattaaacattgaaaaagctaaaactctgaaaacatcgcaaaatgataaattatttcttaaaaaaagaagaaaacaattgaCTCTGCCAGGTCTAGGGATGGTTTGACTAGAccttgattataaaaaaaaaaaaaaaatttgttgaaaaaaaaaaaagcaaaatagagaaaattgaaattataaatttgaatgcattcctctgttttatgtcattttactGTGTCAGTGCTCAGAATATCAGCCATGTTCAGGAAGGTGGTAGCTGAGCGTTTTTGAGAGGTGATTTGTATCGTAAACTACTGGCTGTAATAAATTCTCATTCAAAATATATGCCTCTCTGTTTCATGACTCAGTGTTATTGTCCCCATGAATTTCAATTATCGCAGTAATAGAAgtacacaaaacatttacacCAGTTTGATATTGTATATGTCTTTACAGAACACTGtcagatttatttcattaaacTGCGCTGATTGGGAAGATGTTTTTGTAAGAGTTAATGTTTGTAGTCGCAAGTTATGGTTCATATATTGGCGATATGTCAAACCAGGATGGTCTGGGGTCTACACAAATACTAAATATTCACAGAGCAGTTGTCTTCCACCAGGTCAGTTGCTTTCGGTGACAGTTAATCCCTCCAAGACACAGGACCTTGTGCAATGTCTTGGAACTGACAAAGTGAAGGTGTCAAGAGAAGAGCCTGACTGATATATTGGTTGGCCAATATTGAGCTATCTCAGATATTGGTGTCAGCATGTATGTTGTCTTATCTGCActgattttaaactttgtttttttgtgtgtgggttttttttattttttttaaatgtgttccatcatggtggtgtatGGTGTATTTATGctaaaaaaatttcaaaaacatccaCTGATCGGCAGGTCTGCAGACGGAAACCTTTTTGATGAGTGGTCAGattgagtattgttgctgaccatgtgcctcccttcatggccacaattcaccatcttctaatggctgcttccagcatgataatgtaccatgtcacaaagcaacaGTCTCCAACTGGTTTCATCAACATGACAGCTCAGTGTACAGTGAATCCAGTAGAAcccctttgggatgtggtacAGCAGGAGATTTGCatcatgaatgtgcagctgaaaaacctgcagaaatgatgtgatgcagtcacgtcaacatggagcagaatctcaaaggaatgtttcaaacatcttgtggaatccaggccacgaagaactgaggctggtTTGAGAttaaagggaggccctacccagtgtTAGaacggtgttcctaataaattgTATGgtgattatatatatttatgatgTAAGGGATATGATTTCTGAGACATGAGTGAGCTTATAGCCTTATAGCTTGTCTTTAATGAATACATTGTGCTCTAATATGCACAATGTTTGATGTAATCCATAAATTTTTTCTTCATGCTTGGTAGTTTAACTTACTTTGATCTCTCAGGCTTAGTAATACAGTTTATTAATGATATTTATGAAGGACTGTTTATTTCGCCTGATGATTGGTTTTACGGCTGTTTAGCCAGTTGCTATGCACAGAGAAGCATTTGAAGCCCCGTGGCTTGAAGATGACATCAGGCATTATTCTGTTTACCCTTGATTGGTATACagaatatatctatatatctatatatatacatatctatatatatagatatgtatatatataattttacaaCATAGCGAATATTTTAGATAAAagtagaaaacagaaaatacaaggCAAACACTGGAAATCTGTGAAACGTGTATTTCCTTTTTACGTTATACATAGACATCAAGGTAGCAATAAAAATAGTTTGTACTTATGTTTTCAGTCAATTActtaataatgaattattattattattattattattattattatacatctgtTTAACAAGTTACATATGAGCTCTTTTGTAACGGAAACGTGACAGAAACCAAAAAACCTGGACCATCAGGCAGAGACCATTAGGCTTATTGAACTATGGTCAAAATCTCGCGATGCGATTTGAATTTCTGAGCTAGAACGAGAACAGTGAACAACGGAGCGAGCTCCGTAGGAGCTGTTGTCGTTCGAAACGGAACGGATAGGTGGGACCTAAGACAGGAAAATAAGTGCTAGTAGCAGTGGGGACGTAATTTGCGGCACTGCAGCGGGGTGACTGATTACTGAACTTAAAATCGTTTTTGGAAAGCAGAAcgatttctttcttctttgttaCTGTCTCCGGAACAATTGTCAGTAGCAACAGACGGTACGTTCTCATCGTTTCTAGCTAACCTTGCTAGCCAGCTGCTAACGCTCGTTGTGTTTGGTACTTAGCTGGCTGGTATTCTGGATACCTTCAGTCAGGCAAGCTGAGACCTATGGAACATTTCTACTGGTTCATAACCAATTATATTTTGCTAACGTCATGTGTCCTATTTTCTGTTTGGACGTGTACCAGATAGTGATAATTTGTTAGGTAACGTAAAGTGGCATTAAACACAGTTAACTACGTAGCTAACCTAGCTATCAGTCTAACGTTATAGAGAAGTCGAAGTCAAGTAACAGTACAAAACCTTGGCATTATCATAACCCTTTAAATTATAACAAATGTTGGGACTTGTAGCCAATACCAATATATGAATCGCTTGACTTTAGTTTGTAGCCAATTGAAGACGTTGAGTTGTATTTAATCAGCGTCAAGTACTTCAGCAGTGTGTTCAACTTGGGCAGCGGGGCTGGTTTGCTAATGACTGCCATGACATGATAAAATCAGaaagcagcaacagaaaaaagttttaatttctgagaattaaactaaaatgtaaaacagggATATGTGTCAGTGATTAATATGAGAAGTCTCTCAGTTGGGTAGCCAGGTCTTTAATCTCCCTcccggatttttttttttttttttgacaaatggAACAGTTGGTAAGAGTTTGCTTTGCACATCTTATTCTTCTgtattgttgggttttttttcaggagttACAAAGACAATTTTGTCACAACCTGGGATGCTTCTTGTAATACTTGCCAATCCAAGATAAAGATGGAGACCACTGCtcacttaaataaaaaacacacataatacaAATATGGATATAGCTTAGGGGTAATGAAGACTAGACATATTACTTGCAAAGGCTATGAATTAGCAACTGATAACAGCAGATCTCGATCAGCAGGAGAAGAACCAACATGGTCCTTGGGTCAATCTGATCAGCTTTGTGATATATCTTATAAATGGAAGTTGGATATTTGTATGCCAGGGAGGCACACATACAAATGAAGCTGCAGTTCTTGTGCCATTAATCAGCCTCTGCTTAAATCTGGAATCTTAAGTTAGAGCACATCTTATTCAGTATGCAGGTGAAGTATTCAGAAAATGTCTGGCTCAGCTACCATTGCTAATTAAGTTCCTAATCCTAGCCAAGTCTTTCATTATACAATGGTCACTGAGTATGTTTACAAGTAGGGCAATGTGTGGGAGACCTCAGTTTTAGTCTTTATGGGAATATTTGTATAGTAATACTCAGTGTAGACATCACATACTTGAGTTTCGTTAGCCTATAATTGGCTATACCATGTTTGTTAATAAGTCATTGTGAACTGTGCTATTATAGTAATTATATACGTTGTGAAGCAGAGTAGAAGTTGTCTTAGTTCCCCAGCTGCCTGCCTGCGTAGTTCTTCTGCTTGGCTTATCATCCTTGGCTGAAGAAAGACCCAACACTCGGGTTATACATTTTGACACACAAGGCAGCTGCCCTGTCATCGTTGTTTGCTGGTAGTGGCAAGGCAGTATATCAGAAATCGGGAGGGATTATGCAGCCACAAGCTGTAATACTCTGGGTTCTCTTTATTGTGGGGACCAAAGCATAGTCCACATACTTTTGAGCTAAGTTAAGAAATGAGCcagaataaaagcaaagaaTGCCAGAATGCATTTCTCCCACGGTCATTTAGTCAAGGATGTAAAGTTTTGCTCTTTTTAGGATATGAGGTGTTTTGAACACACATGTCTACTGCTGGGCCTTATAGCTGACAGTGTTATCACAATTGTATTTCAAtactgaaaacataaatgatGGGAATggtttattaaaacatttgtaaCAAGTACATAACCAAAATTCTTGGTATTGTAAAACTGTTAGTTATGATGTAAATTGTTGTTTGTGAGACTTGCTGTGTTCTCTGGTTACTGgataaatgtgatgttttttgattttcttcttgacagtttgacagtttgactACCCAGAGTAGCCCACAGTTTAGCAGGTGGCATTTGTGGTATATCTAccaagtactgtatattgtccCAAAGATTGTTTGCACTGTTAAAAACTAGTTGCATATGGCAGCAACTAGGTCCTTACATTTTACTGCACCTTTCAGTGGCAAAGCTCTGTCTTAGAGCACTTTCTTATCCTTAATGTTTCCAAAGATGTTTCCATGAGCAATGATCCACAGTTTTTGGCCTATCGAGGCAGTTGTAACCTTTTTAGCCTATATCTGGCATTGCTCATCTTTGTTGGGATGCTTTTTTGGGCATATTTCAATGAACAGTCTTCAGTTTTAGGTGAAAATGTGAATAACTTCAAGAATGCCAAATCACTgatgtgtacatatgtacaaTTTGATCATGTTTGATGTACTTTCTCTATACTCTCTGAATTGGCTATCAACTTACTCGTTCACTTTACAATCTTTCTGCCCTTCTCTATTACatagtgtgtatttgtttacacTGCAAAGAACTGGACAAATGGAACGTGGAAAGAGGTTAAGATTATGCCTTctatttggatgttttttttgggagcGCTTTTAGAAAGAATGTAATTCTGCTGTATACTTAACCAACAAATGATATTTCATAATTTAGGAGAAAATATGTAGAAAATTATGGCCATTGCTTTATGGCTCAGCACTACTGACTACTACGGATGACACTCCCCACAAATATTTATTCGGATGAGACCACATGTATTGTGTTTTATGAGTGCTAGAGGCCGACCTCCGGAGTCATTGGTGTTTGGGTTTCAGAGGCCTACCTAGGCTTTGCAGCATGTTTTCCAGACCTGCGTGTTCTTCCAAAGAAAGGTCATTAGCCCAGCATGGCAACCTGACCtgtgttctctgtgtgtttgtcaggacCTGTGTGTGATCTGCCTCTCTTGCACTATGGTAAACACAGCTGCAAGGCTAGGTGGTGGCCAATGCATCAGGGTGCTGTCATTGATTATGACATGCATCATGGATTATCAGGAACCTTCAAATGTATATTTGATGCATTGAAGTAGGATGGCGGTTTGATCAGACATACCAACTCCTGAAGTGGTTGGTAGTTTGTCAGGTGTAAATTCATAGATATTTTCTAGTAACAACCTGTATATAATTTCTGAACtcctcacaaaaacaaagacttctGAACTACAATGCAGAAATACTCAGTTACTTAGTACAATGGAGGATCTCACGTCATCAGCCACTATATAGTGCTGCAGATGGTTTCTTTCATGAGCTTTCATTTGCTGCTCATTACTTTTGCATCAGACTTCACTAAGCCCCACCCCATTAGTTATGTTGTTACAACTGTCAAGCTTTCAATTTTAGTGTTCAATAATGCAGTGTTCAATGATATCAGTTGCAATTCATAGTAATAGTATTTTCGAAACAATGGGTACTTCATATCAGGCAGAAGTTGCTTGCAGATTGACTCAGCTGTAGGTGGCCATTAGTGCTACCTCAGAGTTGGTTGAAACTGTGGTAGACATAATGATTCCatctgatttgttttgaaaatctCCAGTACATGATCTGTGCAGAAGATTTGGAAACAAAGAagcagctttgtttttgttttgcagggTAGAGCTAGTTAACCTTAGTATTATAGTATAGTATTATCAGAGTGTTATTTCTGTCAAATATAACCCTGTTTTGGAtgctttataaaaataaataaattaaaaaaaacattcttggACAAGCAACACAGTTGTTTGATTTAGGCTTAGTTGTTAGTGCAGTACTTtcaaatgtttcacttttgcAAGGGAAAAGAGTGAGGATGCAAACTACATTATGACTTTAGCAGAGCATGAGCGAGCTGCTGTTACCCTCAAGTCTGATTTAGGGGATTGGTTACCGCATAGTGGATGAGCCAGTTGTGAACAAAGCTTTTTATAATGTAACCTTTAACCCCACAGAATATTGCAGCTAACTAATGATACACTGTCCCTGGACTCAGACATAATACAAGGTTTTACTACTGTGGGTAGTAAGCAAGTCAGCCAGgcacagaaaactgaaaaattgctGTTACAATATCCCAGATCCCAAAGTGACTTCatcacgtctttttttt
This sequence is a window from Xiphias gladius isolate SHS-SW01 ecotype Sanya breed wild chromosome 22, ASM1685928v1, whole genome shotgun sequence. Protein-coding genes within it:
- the LOC120784333 gene encoding polyadenylate-binding protein 1A is translated as MNPSAPSYPMASLYVGDLHPDVTEAMLYEKFSPAGPILSIRVCRDMITRRSLGYAYVNFQQPADAERALDTMNFDVIKGRPLRIMWSQRDPSLRKSGVGNIFIKNLDKSIDNKALYDTFSAFGNILSCKVVCDENGSKGYGFVHFETHEAAERAIEKMNGMLLNDRKVFVGRFKSRKEREAELGARAREFTNVYIKNFGEDMDDEKLKELFGKYGPALSIRVMTDESGKSKGFGFVSFERHEDAQKAVDDMNGKELNGRQVYVGRAQKKGERQNELKRKFEQMKQDRMTRYQGVNLYVKNLDDGLDDERLRKEFSPFGTITSAKVMMEGGRSKGFGFVCFSSPEEATKAVTEMNGRIVATKPLYVALAQRKEERQAHLTNQYMQRMATVRAVPNPVLNPYQPAPPSGYFMAAIPQAQNRAAYYSTNQLAQLRPSPRWATQGVRPQHFQNMPSAMRPSAPRPQTFNTIRPTTTTNTQVPRMMASQRMPTQALSQRPASASATAAPVRAMPQYKYAASVRNPQQHMASQPQVTMQQPAVHVQGQEPLTASMLAAAPPQEQKQMLGERLFPLIQNMHPSLAGKITGMLLEIDNSELLHMLESPESLRSKVDEAVAVLQAHQAKEAAQKSTTPAGVPSV